The sequence below is a genomic window from Serratia nevei.
ACCCGGCGAGCGCTTGGCGTTGGTGCCGTTCACCTGCCCCTGGATCGGCCGATTGTAATAGTCCGCCGATCCCACCAGCGCGCGCACCCCCATATCGCGGCTGTCCACCAGCATCACCGCGGCGTTTTGGATGCCGCGGCTGCGGTTGCGGGCGATAAACGCGTTGACCTGCCGCTCGACCAGCCGCTGCAACCCGGCGTCCAGCGTGGTGTCGACGCGCGTATCGCGCTGTACCAGTTGCTGCGTCTGCAGCCGTAGCTGCTCGATAAAATGCGGCGCGATATAGGGCACTTGCTCAGGCTGCCGCAGCGCCAGCGGCAGGCGAAACAGCGTTTGCTGGCTGGCGTCGGTGGGGTAAACCCGCTGCCAGCGCTGGAACAGACGATTGCGCGCCTGCGTCAACGCAGCGCCGAGCACGCCGGTTTTCGGCTCCAGACGGTAGCTGGGCGACTGCGGCAACACCGCCAGCGTCAGCGCCTCCGGCAGGGTCAAATCCTTCGGCGACTTGGCGAAATAGATCAGGCTGGCGGCGCCGATGCTTTCGATGTTGCGGCCGTAAGGGGCATAATTCAGGTAGGCTTCCAGGATATCGCGCTTGGAGTAGCTGAGCTCCAGCTGCACCGCGCGCAGCACCTGCAGCAGCTTGCCGCCCGGCGTGCGGGTGTTGAGATGCCAGCGCATGCGCGCCAGCTGCATGCTGATGGTCGATCCGCCCTGCATTTTGCCGCCGGCGACATAGCTGCGCCAGAAGCCACGCATCAGGCTGACGGGGTTAAAGCCGGGGTTGTAGTAGAACCAGCGGTCTTCGTGCAGCAGCAGCCCGCGCACCGCCAGCGGCGACACCTGCTCCAGTGGGGTCCACAGCCGGTAGCGGTCGTCGTTGGCCAACGTGATGCGCAGCAGCGCGCCGTGCCTGTCGTAATAGACGGAAGACTGCGGCAGCCCCTGCCACAGGGGCGGGTGCGGCCACAGCCGAATCGCGGTCAACAGCAGCGCCAGTAAAAACACCGCCATCAAGCCGTTTTGCAGCGCACGCCCGGTCAGGATCCTCATAGGCTCTCACCGCCCCGGCGCCAGACGCTGGCCTGGCGCCGGATCCGGCCTAGTCGTTGCCCGCCGGCACCACCACCAGCTTGCCGCCGCCGGCCGACATCGCCTGTACTTCACGGTCGTACATGGCTTCGCCGTAGGCCGGTGGAACAATAAAGCTGCCGGTATTGGTGGCCTTGATCTGATAGACGAACTCCTGCACCTCGGTGCCGGCGCTGCCGTAGATAATCACCCGATCTTCACGGATATCGCTGTAATCCGGCGCCCAGGTGGAGCCGGTAGCGGCCAGCGGCGACTGCCAACCGCCGCGGTCTTCGCTCTCCTCGCCGGCGTCGGCCGGTTCCGGCGGCGTCTGCTGCACCACTTCGAACCCACCCGGCAGCAGATCGACGATCGCCAGGTTGCTCTGCCCCTCTTTCGAGTTGGCGCGCACCTTCAGATGGACGTTGATCTTCTGCCCCAACGTCACCTGCGTCACCGGTTTGCCCTGTTCGTCGGTGTAATCGCGAACGATCTCAATCCCGCGCGACAGCGCTTTTTGCGGCGCATTCAGGTCGTAACCGGCCTGCGTCACCACATACCAGGCCGGCGCATTGCCGCCGTTGGTGAAGCGCACAGCAGTAGCATCGGCGTTGAACTGCCCCTGCACGAACAACCCCTGCAGCTCACTGATGCGCTGCGGCTCACCGCCGGCTTTGCCTACCTGCACGATGCCCAAGGCATCCGCATTGGCGGATTGCGCCGCCACCTGGGCCGAATAGCTTTCCAGCGCCAGGATGCTCATCGCGGAAGAGTAGGTGGTGTAGCGCTCTTCTTTCAGCGCCTTGACCATATTCTCCAGCACCTGCGGCGGGATCGACGCCACCTTCTCCGGGAAGTGACGGGTAATCAGATACAGCCGCGTCGCATCCTGCACCAGCGGATCGAAATAATTCTGCGTCCACCAGGCGCTGTCATACGCCTTGCTCAGCTGCTGCCAGCTCGGTTGCAGCAACGCGGCGGCTTCGTCGTCCATCTTCAACAAGCGGTAAGAAGAAGCCAGATACAGCGCACTCAGATCGGTTTTCCACCCTTCGCCATAGCGTTTTTGCAGCGTATCCTGCACCGCCGCCAGCGAGTTGGTGGTCACTTCGCCCTGCAGCGTCAGCAGGTAAACCGCCCAGCTGCGCAGGCGCAGCAGATACAGATCGTCGAATCCGCTGGCCGCCAGCTCGCGCAATGCGCCGTTGGCCTCGTCCAGCATGCCTTCCGGCAGGGCGTAGCCCGCCGCTTTGGCTTCGAGCAGATACTGCACCACATAAGGCGTGACGAAAGGATCGGCATCCGGCGACGAACGCCAGGCGCCGATCGCCCCGCTGTCGTTCTGGCGCGCGCGCAGCACGCCAAGCAGGTTGCGCAGCTGCTTGCTGACTTCCGCCTGGCTCAGGCTGCTTTTCATCTCTGGGTGGCGGCTCTGCAGCATCAGCGGAATGGAGCGGCTAACGATCTGCTCGGAACAGTAATACGGGTAATCCGCCAGGTATTGCGCCAGCCCGCTGGTCAGCACCAGCGGCGAATTCGACACCGCCGCCCGGCGCTGCGCGAAAGCGTCGAACATCTGGCGCAGGCCATCGACGTTCTGGCTGCTGCCGCTCATGCGCCCCATCACCGACTGGGTGCGGTACGGCGCCGCCGGCCGCACCGAGGTGCTGACGGTGCGGCGGCTGGCCTGGTCGCCGTAACGGGCGTCGAACACCAGCGGTGCATCGCCCAGCGCGGATTTGGCGCGCAGACGGAAAGTGATCACACCCTCGCGTTTTTCCGCCAGCGTCAGGCTTTGCGTCGCGTTGCCCACCACCTCCAACTGCGGCGGCGGCGTCAACAGAACGTTGATGGCCACCGACTGGCCGTTCAACCCTTCGAGGTTGTTGCTGACGCCCACGCTGACGTCGAACTCGTCGCCCGGCGCCACCATCGCCGGCACGTTCGGCGTCATGATGAAGTTGTCGCGCACCGTGGCGGCGGTTTGCGCCTTGCCGATTTTCTCCGGCGTCACCGAAATCGCCATCACGCGGATCTTGCCGTTAAAGTAGTCCGGCACCGGGTAGACGAACTGCTTCTCGCCGCTGACCTCGGTAATGCCGGACCAATAGGCCACCGGCTTGTCGCGTTTGCGCTTGAACGGGTTGAGGTTGAGATCCAGCCCTTCGCCCGCGTCGCCGCCCGGCGCCGCGGTCAGCGCCATCAGCTTGCTGAACTCCGGCAGGATCAGGTCGAGGATCTGCGAGCTGCTCACGTTCAGTTCACGCTTACTGAAGAAGAACTCCAGCGGATCCTTCAGGCGGTAGCGCGCCACCTGCAGAATGCCCTCATCGACGGCAAACAGCGCCACCTGCTGCGGCACGTCGGTCTTGACCGTCATCGTCAGGTTTTCACCCGGCTTGATGACCTCCGGCGCCGTCACCTCGAGGCTGTTTTGCCGCGCCTGGGTACTGATCTTGAACGGCATCACGCCATAGCTCAGCGGGCTCATGAAGATTTCACTGGAGTTGATGTCGCGCACGAACTGCACGTTGATGTAGCCGTTGCCCTCCATGCCGGCCGGCACGCGGATCTTCTGCACCGAGCTGGTGGTATCGGTGTGGAACCACTGCCAGGCGTAAACCTTGTCCTTCTCGATGGTGATCAAGCCGCTACCGGTATAAGGCGCGTTGATCGCCACCTCGATCTCCTCGCCCGGCTGATATTCCGCCTGGTTCAGTTTCAGCTTCAGTTCGGCGTTGCGATCCAGCGAACGGCTCAGGTTGGCGTTGCCGGCCACGCTGTAGGCGACGCGGTTGAGCGTTTTGCCCTGCGCATCTTCAATCACCAGCACGAAGTCGCCCGGCTTATCGGTCGCCAGCCGCAGATCCGCGCCCTGCTCGCTCAGCGCCAGCGGCTGTTCCGACAGCTGCACTTCCTTCATCTTCGACTGGTATTTGTAAACGCCCGAATCCTGTTTGGTCAGCACCGAGATGTATTTCTGCTCGATCAACACCTGCTTCAGGTTCGGCATGGCGATCTGCTGCAGATTCGGATCGATGGCGATCACGTTCAGATGCCGCTCCGCGTCGCGGTTGATGTAGCCCAGATCGCCGTCCGCCTTCACCCCAATCAGGTAATCGTAAGGCGAAACCAGCGTGCGGGCGGTAGCCGCCACCGAGCGCCCGCCGCCGGCGACGAACGCCTCCGACAGCAGCTGCAGCTGATAGGTGGCGTCGGCGTAGGATTTCAGATCGAGCGGGATTTCGGCCGCGCCGTGCTCATCGGTGGTGCGATCTTCCAGCTCGGTTTCGAACCCGTCGCTGTTTTGCCGGTTTTCATAGAACGCATAATCTGGGAAGCGATCGAAGCTCGGATACATCGGCCGCAGCGTCAGCCTGGTGGTCACGCGGCGATCCTGCGCCGGGGTACCGAACAGGTTCTGCACATCGATGCTGGCCTTCAGCTCGGACGGTTTGACCCAGCCTTGCTGGCGATTCGGCGTCAGCGCCAGCTTCACTTTCAGCTGATCCGGCTCGAACTCCTTCACATTGACCGCGGTATGGCCGAGCAGCGTGGAGGTATCGTTGTTTTTGCCGATCAGATACAGATAGACGTTCCACTCGCCGGTGGGCGAGTTTTCATCGGTGGTATAGCTCAGCTCGTTGAAACCGCTGGCGCTCAGCGTCAGCGGCACGGTGGTCATCAGCTTGTCGCGCGGATCGCGGACTTCGGCGCGCACCGGCACGCCGGCCAGGCCAACGCGCCAGTCGGCGGCGCGGGTGATCAGGCCAATATTGAAAGTATCCCCCGGTCGATAAACGCCGCGATCGGAGAACAGGTAGCTGCCGAGCGTACGCGGATCGGTCGGCGTTTGCTCCCCGGCGACGTCGAAGCGCGAGAAGTCCAGCCCGCGATCGTTATAGCTGCCGGTCGGCAGGAAGGAAACATCCCCTTCTTTTTCCACCAGGAACATCACCGGCTGGCGCTCGTTGGTGTACACGTCGAGCGCCGGGAAACGCACGTGGCCGTCTGCCCCGGTGGTTTGGCTGAGCAGCGTCACGCCGTTTTTGGCCACTACCGACACGTTGGCGCCGCTGACCGGCGCGCCGCTTTGAATCGACTGCACGAAGACGTCGCGCGTCTTATCCTGCGAGCTCTTGGCGACGATGCCCAGATCGGTCACCACCACAAAGCGCGAATCGCCAACGTCGGGCTGATCATCTCCGGTGCTCTCGTCCGGTTCCTGTTCTGGCTCGGCACCCGCCTCTTCCGCCGCCGGTTTCCGGTTCGGCTGCCATTCAGACAGCGTCAGCAGGAACACCCCGCGATGGGAACTGGCGTTGGTGGAGAGATAACGGGAGAGGTCGATGCCCTGATAGTTCACTTCCCCCGGCCGCTCGTTATTGAGCGCCGTCTGGTATTTGAAATGCTCGGTGAAATACTCATCGTTGAGCCGGTTGAATTCCGTGGACGAATATTCCCGGCTTTTGAAGGAGACGATGTGCTGCAGCTGGCTCGGGATCACCCGCTTGATGTCCAGCCGCAGGCCCGCCACGTTGCGCGCCGCCACGCTGATCTGTTTGTCGCCGTTGACCGACAGCAGCGAGCCTGCGGACATGAACTGCAGCGATTTCGGGAACTCCGGCACTTCGACCACCCGATAAACCTTCTTCGGCATTTTGTAACCGCCGACGGAGACCAGTTGGTTGTCTATCTCGATCAGCACGAAGCGGTGCGCCGGAGCTTCAAAGCGGAAGCTGAACTGCGGCTGGTAGGCCTCTTCCGCCTCGTTAAGCGTCAATGGCAATGCCGTCGCCTGCGCCAGCACGTTTTTACCGACGCTGTCGACCGTCCATTGATAGAAATCTTCGGCATCGTTGGCGGCCTCGGCATCGTTCGGATCGTGCTGCGGCAGCAGCCAGGCTTTGGTGGCCCGCGCCAGCTCTTTATCCTTCACCGCATCGCTGAAACCGACCACCAGCGCACGCTGCCCTTGGCCGCCGTCGGTATCCACGACCTGGGCACTGGCGTCGCTCAGCGCTAGACTGTACAGCGTCGGGACTTTGACCCAGTTGCTTTTCGCCTCTTCGACCGCATTGCCGGCCGCCGTCGATTTGACGCCCTTGCCGACGGTCAGATGCACAGCGCCGCCCTGATCCAGCGCCTGCAGCGGCTCGGAATGCACCCAGGCGTTCAGTTTTTTCTCGTCATAGACCAGAGAGAAGTTCAACTTTTTCTCGGAGGAAGTGCTGCCTTCTTTCAACCCCAGCGAAATCTGTTTTTCAAAGCTGGCGACGTCGACCGGCGCGTTGAACTTCAGATTGAAAATCGCACTGCGTTTCTGCGCATCTTGCGGATCGCGGTAATACTCAGCCTGCCCCAGGCGGTAATCGAACGCGGGCACGGTGAAGGCATAGCGGGTTTTGGCCAGTTTGATCTGCGGTGCCAGCAGGGTGGCGGGCTCAAGGGTCACGTCATACTTCGCGCCCATCGGCAGCGGCTTTTTCGGCGTGAACAGCAGCGTCGACTCGTTGCTCCATGCCCACTGCCCTTCCGCCGTCGGCTTCAGAGTGATGCCGGCGCTCACGGTTTTACCCACTGCGGCGATCGGCGCGACCGACCCGCTGAAGGTCAGGCTCACCGTTTGCGGCACCTGCCGGGCGGCGGCGTAATCTATTGGCTCGGGGTTGGCAAGCGATGCGCTGACCTCCTGAACCACCATCGGTGCAGGCTCGATAGGCTGAGGCCGGTTTTGCCACCAGTGCCAGCCGTAAAATGCGCCGCCTGCGGCGCCAGCCAACAG
It includes:
- a CDS encoding alpha-2-macroglobulin, with translation MDLLRFILRLPFTLVKGVCRLLGGVLSLLGRLLRPLVGNLSWRAPAWWAALPRGFLRLESGVDKHPKAIGLGLLLLAGAAGGAFYGWHWWQNRPQPIEPAPMVVQEVSASLANPEPIDYAAARQVPQTVSLTFSGSVAPIAAVGKTVSAGITLKPTAEGQWAWSNESTLLFTPKKPLPMGAKYDVTLEPATLLAPQIKLAKTRYAFTVPAFDYRLGQAEYYRDPQDAQKRSAIFNLKFNAPVDVASFEKQISLGLKEGSTSSEKKLNFSLVYDEKKLNAWVHSEPLQALDQGGAVHLTVGKGVKSTAAGNAVEEAKSNWVKVPTLYSLALSDASAQVVDTDGGQGQRALVVGFSDAVKDKELARATKAWLLPQHDPNDAEAANDAEDFYQWTVDSVGKNVLAQATALPLTLNEAEEAYQPQFSFRFEAPAHRFVLIEIDNQLVSVGGYKMPKKVYRVVEVPEFPKSLQFMSAGSLLSVNGDKQISVAARNVAGLRLDIKRVIPSQLQHIVSFKSREYSSTEFNRLNDEYFTEHFKYQTALNNERPGEVNYQGIDLSRYLSTNASSHRGVFLLTLSEWQPNRKPAAEEAGAEPEQEPDESTGDDQPDVGDSRFVVVTDLGIVAKSSQDKTRDVFVQSIQSGAPVSGANVSVVAKNGVTLLSQTTGADGHVRFPALDVYTNERQPVMFLVEKEGDVSFLPTGSYNDRGLDFSRFDVAGEQTPTDPRTLGSYLFSDRGVYRPGDTFNIGLITRAADWRVGLAGVPVRAEVRDPRDKLMTTVPLTLSASGFNELSYTTDENSPTGEWNVYLYLIGKNNDTSTLLGHTAVNVKEFEPDQLKVKLALTPNRQQGWVKPSELKASIDVQNLFGTPAQDRRVTTRLTLRPMYPSFDRFPDYAFYENRQNSDGFETELEDRTTDEHGAAEIPLDLKSYADATYQLQLLSEAFVAGGGRSVAATARTLVSPYDYLIGVKADGDLGYINRDAERHLNVIAIDPNLQQIAMPNLKQVLIEQKYISVLTKQDSGVYKYQSKMKEVQLSEQPLALSEQGADLRLATDKPGDFVLVIEDAQGKTLNRVAYSVAGNANLSRSLDRNAELKLKLNQAEYQPGEEIEVAINAPYTGSGLITIEKDKVYAWQWFHTDTTSSVQKIRVPAGMEGNGYINVQFVRDINSSEIFMSPLSYGVMPFKISTQARQNSLEVTAPEVIKPGENLTMTVKTDVPQQVALFAVDEGILQVARYRLKDPLEFFFSKRELNVSSSQILDLILPEFSKLMALTAAPGGDAGEGLDLNLNPFKRKRDKPVAYWSGITEVSGEKQFVYPVPDYFNGKIRVMAISVTPEKIGKAQTAATVRDNFIMTPNVPAMVAPGDEFDVSVGVSNNLEGLNGQSVAINVLLTPPPQLEVVGNATQSLTLAEKREGVITFRLRAKSALGDAPLVFDARYGDQASRRTVSTSVRPAAPYRTQSVMGRMSGSSQNVDGLRQMFDAFAQRRAAVSNSPLVLTSGLAQYLADYPYYCSEQIVSRSIPLMLQSRHPEMKSSLSQAEVSKQLRNLLGVLRARQNDSGAIGAWRSSPDADPFVTPYVVQYLLEAKAAGYALPEGMLDEANGALRELAASGFDDLYLLRLRSWAVYLLTLQGEVTTNSLAAVQDTLQKRYGEGWKTDLSALYLASSYRLLKMDDEAAALLQPSWQQLSKAYDSAWWTQNYFDPLVQDATRLYLITRHFPEKVASIPPQVLENMVKALKEERYTTYSSAMSILALESYSAQVAAQSANADALGIVQVGKAGGEPQRISELQGLFVQGQFNADATAVRFTNGGNAPAWYVVTQAGYDLNAPQKALSRGIEIVRDYTDEQGKPVTQVTLGQKINVHLKVRANSKEGQSNLAIVDLLPGGFEVVQQTPPEPADAGEESEDRGGWQSPLAATGSTWAPDYSDIREDRVIIYGSAGTEVQEFVYQIKATNTGSFIVPPAYGEAMYDREVQAMSAGGGKLVVVPAGND